The nucleotide window GGAAATGACGGAAGCATTACAGCAACAGCTACTAACGGATGGGGTGGTTATCAATATAGTTTAACGCCAGTAACAGGAACATCACCAGCGGTTGCATTAGGAAGCAGTAATGTATTTAGTAATTTAGAATCAGGAAGCTATACAGTAACAGTACGAGATGCTAACGGATGTGAGGTTTCAACAACAGAAACGGTTGTAAATCCAGTAGCCGTAAGTTTTGGATTAACCAAAGATGATAGTGCATGTAGTGGAAGTACAGGAGGAAGTATCACAGCAACGCCAGCAGGTGGAACAGGAACTTATACATTTGTATTAACCAATACAACTACAAGTACAGTAGTTCGTACCGAAACAGGAACAGGAGCCTTTACATTTACCAATGTAGCAGCAGGATCTTATTCTGTAACCGTATCAGATAGTAATAGTTGTAGTGCATCAGCACAAGCGATAACGATGTTACCAAGTTTAGCGTTTACAGTAACTCAAACAAAGAATATAGATTGTAGTGCAAGTCCAGCTGGAGTTGTAGCATTAAATATCAGTTCAGGATCAGGAACGTATGAATATGCAGTAACAAATTCAGGAGGAACGGTAGTTGCCCAAACAAGTACAGGAGGAACTACAGTGAATTTCTCAGCAGCTACAGCAGATACCTATACAGTAGAGGTGTTTGATATGGGAGCTACTCCAACATGTTCAAGTACCACCACGATAGTAATTTTACCAGCGATAGAGCCAAACTTTAGTGCGGTTGCGAGTGTAAATGGGATTTGTAATGGAACAAGTACAGGAGAGGTTCAGTTAACAGAGGTAAATAATAGTATTAACCCATTAACGTATAGTATAGCCCCAGTAGCTGGAACATTTACTGCCGGAACATTAACTTATACGGGCTTACCAGCAGGAAATTATGTAATTACAGGAACTGGAACTAACGGATGTATTTCTACACAGAATGTAACTATTACGGAAAACAATGCAGTAGATGTAAGTGGGGCAGTAGCAGTTGTAGAGTTTGGGTGTACAACAGATAATGTAACAAACAATGCAACGGTAATGGTAACACCGGGATCAATCACAGGAGGAACAGGAACCTTTGTACGTTATGTATTTGTATATGATAATGGAACACCAGCAAACTTATCTGATGATATTACACAAGATGATTCAAGTACAATTTTTACTGTTACTAATATAGCAGGTGGAAATGTATCAGTAACAGCTTATGATGATAAAGGATGTACTGGAGTAACAAATGCTGCAATAGCAGTATTTAACGGAATGACAAATGCTACTATTACAGTAGATAAAGCAATAGATTGTGCTTCAGGAGAGAACATTACTGTAGGCTATACTTCAGTATCAGCAATACCAACAGTAGAATATAGTGTAACAGGTATTAACGGAACGGTTTTCGCGACGGTAACTCAAACAGCCCCTGCAGCAAATCCAGAAGTATTTACAGGATTAGGAACAGGAAGTTATGAGGTTGTAATTTACAATCCAGTAACCGGGTGTAGATTATCAACAGTTCATCAGGTAGCTGCAGCACCAGTGTTTAATTTAGATATCAATAAGACCAGTGATGTAGTTTGTTTTGGAACATCAACAGGAGAGTTTACTTTTGATTTCAGTAGTAGTAGTCCATACGCAGGAACGTACAACTATGAAGTTTTTAATTCAGGAGGAGTAACAACAGGAGTAACAGGAACAGGAACAGGGTTAACCACAATAGGAAGTTTAGCTGTAGGAGAATATTATGTAGAAGTAACTATGACAGCAAGTCCATTCTGTCCTGTGACATCTGCACCAGTAACAATAACACAACCAACAGGTGGTTTAGGTATAACAGCAACGCCTACCCTTATTAGTTGTGTAGGACCTAATACCGGTCAAGTTATATTGAGCGCAACAGGAGGTTGGGGTAATTTTGATTACGAATTAGTAAATACAACAACTGGGATTACAATACAAAGTTTTGATACAAATAATGTTATTATAGGATTAAATGCTGGGCAATATTCAGCAACGGTTAGAGATCTTAATAATTGTAGAGAAACTATAATGTTTGAATTATTTGATCCTACTCCGATAACAGCGAGTTATAATGTTAATAATAATTTATGTATAGGAGAACAAACAGCTACAATAACGTTAACTAATACAACAGGTGGTCAAGGAGCAATTCCAGTATATACTTATACATTAACCTATCCAGATGGTACAACTTCTGCTAGTCAGACAAGTACTATGTTTACAAACTTAAAAGCTGGTGATTATGTAGTTAATATATACGATGAGTATTCTTGTCAAAGTTCACCTATAAATATTCAAATAACTGACCCTACTAAAGTAGTAGCTCAAGCGGGTGTTACTACCGCAATAACTTGTGATAGAAACTTAGCTACTGTTGTGGTAACTGGTCAAGGAGGAACAGGAGCATATACTTATAGTGTTGATGGTGTCAATTTTGTACCGAGTAATCTTTTTGGTGTAGTAGCAGGTAAACATCAGTTCTATGTTAGAGACGCTAACGGATGTACTTCTGATCCATTTACTTTAGTAACTGTTGATCCTTATGAAGAGTTAGTTTCTAGTCTAAGGGTAATTACAGGATTTGTTACTTGTAATGGAGATAATAATGGAGTTTTATCAGCTATAACTACTGGTGGTTTAGGTAATTATGAGTACCAATTATTAGATCCTTCTAACACTATTATAAGACCAACTCAAGCATCTAATATGTTCTCAGGTTTAGTTGCAGGTAATTATAAGATTAGAGTTTTTAGTACAAATGCAGATGGAGATGTTTGTCAAATAGATACAGGAGTACATGAAATAACTGAACCAGATGCTTTACAATTAAGTGAAACTCATACAAATGTTAATTGTAACGGAGGAAGCGATGGTACTATTACAGTTAATGCATTAGGAGGTAATTCTGGATATGAGTATAATATAAGTTCAGAGCCACCAAATAAATTTGTTAAAACTAACGTTTTTGAAAATTTAGCACCAGGTACTTATACAATAACTGTTAAAGATAGAGTAGGATGTTATGATACTATTGAAGTAGAAATTTTAACTCCAACACCTTTAGCTGTAAGGTTAGTAGATGTAACTCAACAAGTTTGTATAGCAGACCCAACACCAGTAATAAGGATTGAAGCTACTGGAGGAGGTATTTTACCAGGTTCAGCAACTTATATTGTAAGTATTAATGGAATTGATTTACCAGGAAGATATAATGAAGGTATAATCGTTTTAGGAGCTTCTGAAGGTATTGAAGCAAATAAAAAATATGGAATTTCTGTTAGAAATAGTAATGATGTATGTAGTCCAGAATCTTTACCTTTAATAGAAACTGTAAGACCTATAGATTTACAATTACAAGTTAATTTAGAATATACTTGTCCTGTAGGAAATGTAATTACAGCAATGGTACAAGATGAGTATAAAGACGCAGTAGTATATTCATTATTAGATTCTGGAGCACTAGTTTCTTCTAATGATACTGGTATCTTTACGAATGTAGCACCAAGTAGTAATTATACAGTTACAGTAGAACACGCTGTGAGTTCATGCCCAGTTACACTTAATGTAGATGAAGTATTAGATATTCAAGAGTTAGTATTAACAATAGATGATTCTCAGAAAAACAAGTTAATAGCAAATGCTAGTTTTGGTTTACCACCTTATGAGTATAGCATTGACGATGGAGAATTTAGTTCTGAAAACGAGTTTACTATTTTTGAAACTAGAGAATACAAAATTAAAGTTAGAGATAGTAGAGGATGTGAAACTGAGTTAACAATTGAAGGAGTTTATATTACTATTGAAGTACCTAATATTTTTACACCAGATGGAGATGGAGTAAACGATTATTGGTATCCTTTAGAAGTAGAAACATATCATGAATTAAGAGTGTTTATTTATGATAGATATGCTAGAAAAATAACTACTTTTAATGGTGTTCAAGCTCAAGGTTGGGATGGTACATATGATGGGAAAGAATTACCATCAGGAGATTACTGGTATACTATATATTTTAAAGAGTTATCAGGTCAAGAAAGAAAAATAATGGGTCACTTTACATTATATAGATAAGGATGAAAAAGATTTTATTAACGATAAGTATTATAATCTGTAGCGTAAGATTAGTAGCGCAGGAAGTTGAGTTACCTCAATATGTAAGTCACTTAGCAGATAACCCATTCCTAATATCACCAACATATGCTGGTATTGGGTCTGGATTACAAATTAGACTGAATGGAGTTAGTCAATGGATTGGTGTTGAAGGCTCTCCTGATACCCAATCTGTAACAGTTGAGGCGAGATTAGCTGATAGATTTGGAGGTGGATTAACTATTTTTAATGATAGAAATGGTTTTACAACGCAGCAAGGAGCTAAATTATCTTTAGCAAGTCATTTAACATTAAGTGATTTTCATGATAGTTTTTTATCTTTTGCATTGAGTTATAGTTATATCCAGTTTGGTATTGATACCTCTCAAAATAATACCTCACAATCTTTAGCAAATAGATCTGTAGGTAATTCAAATTTTGATGTTGGAATGTTATACCGTTATGAACGCTTTAGCATAAGTGCTAATGTTTCAAATTTATTAGATAAAAAAGTTAGAGATTTTAATTCAAGTGAACCAAAAGTATTAAGAAAATACACGATGTATTCATCGTTTACTTTTGATAAAATAAGTAGAAATTTTGAGCTAGAACCATCTCTTTTAGTTGAGTATCGTGAATTTGATAAACGTTCAAGAACTGATTTAAATATTAAAGCAAGAAAAGGAATTAGAGACGGATATGTTTGGGCAGGATTGAGTTATACTTTTTTAAATGATCAATTTTTTGTACCAAATGCAATAGCACCATTATTTGGATTAAAAAAGAGTAATTTTTATGCCTCTTATGGTTTTAGTATTAATATGAATAAAACACAAGACTTTAACTATGGTACACATATGATTACAATTGGATTTGATTATGAAAGAAGACCTAGTTTAGCTCGTTGTACTCAAAAAATGATGATTTTTTAATACAAAATAAAAATAATTTTAAAAATCCTCAAATACATTCATGTACTTTGAGGATTTTCTTTTTCTTTGTTCTTAATGGAAAATACTAACGATAAATCAATAAATCTTAATAAATATATTAGTAGTACTGGTATATGTTCTCGACGTGAAGCAGAAAAATTTATAAGTACTTCGAGGGTTACCATAAATGGAAAAGTTGCACAGTTAGGGAATCGTGTTTTTGAAGGTGATTTGGTTAAAATTGATGGAAAACCATTAAAATCAAAACCTAAAACTATATATATCGCTTTAAATAAACCAGTAGGTATTGTTTGTACAACTGATAGTAAAGAAAGAAAGAACATAGTAAAGTTCGTAGGTTATCCTCAAAGATTGTTTCCTATTGGACGATTAGATAAACC belongs to Tenacibaculum sp. MAR_2010_89 and includes:
- a CDS encoding type IX secretion system membrane protein PorP/SprF, giving the protein MKKILLTISIIICSVRLVAQEVELPQYVSHLADNPFLISPTYAGIGSGLQIRLNGVSQWIGVEGSPDTQSVTVEARLADRFGGGLTIFNDRNGFTTQQGAKLSLASHLTLSDFHDSFLSFALSYSYIQFGIDTSQNNTSQSLANRSVGNSNFDVGMLYRYERFSISANVSNLLDKKVRDFNSSEPKVLRKYTMYSSFTFDKISRNFELEPSLLVEYREFDKRSRTDLNIKARKGIRDGYVWAGLSYTFLNDQFFVPNAIAPLFGLKKSNFYASYGFSINMNKTQDFNYGTHMITIGFDYERRPSLARCTQKMMIF